Part of the Prosthecodimorpha staleyi genome is shown below.
AGCAGGCCAAGGTCACCGGCGGCTGGATGGGCTTCGTCGACAAGTACTGGGCCACGGCGATCATTCCGGACAAGGATCGGCAGATGCAGCCGATCTTCGCCTCGCAGAAGCTGGGCGCGGTCGATACCTATCAGACCTTCATGGTCGGCGAGGCGGTCGAGGTCGGCGCGGGCAAGCCTGCGGCATCGTCCTCCCGTGTCTTCGTTGGTGCCAAGGAAGTCGCGACGGTCGACGGCTATGCCGATCAGTTCAAGATCGAGAAATTCGACCGGTTGATCGACTGGGGCTGGTTCTACTTCCTGACCAAGCCGCTCTTCCACGTCATCGACTTCCTGTACAAGTTCCTGGGCAATTTCGGCCTCGCCATCCTGGTCGTCACCGTCATCCTGAAGGGCATCTTCTTCCCGCTTGCCAACAAGTCCTACGACTCGATGAGCAAGATGAAGAAGGTGCAGCCCGAGATGAAGGAGCTGCAGGAGCGCTTCAAAGACGACAAGATGAAGCAGCAGCAGGCCCTGATGGAGCTGTACCGGCGCGAGAAGATCAATCCGCTGTCGGGCTGCCTGCCGATCCTGTTGCAGATCCCGGTCTTCTTCGCGCTCTACAAGGTTCTGTTCGTCACCATCGAGATGCGGCAGGCGCCGTTCTATGGCTGGATCAAGGATCTGGCCGCGCCCGACCCGACCTCGCTGTTCAATCTGTTCGGCCTGATTCCGTGGGATCCGCCCCATGCGCTGATGATCGGCGTCTGGCCGCTGATCATGGGCGTCACCATGTTCGTGCAGATGAAGCTCAACCCGGCGCCGCCGGATCCGACCCAGAAGATGATCTTCGACTGGATGCCGCTGATCTTCACCTACATGCTGGCCTCGTTCCCGGCCGGTCTGGTGATCTACTGGGCGTGGAACAACACGCTGTCGGTGGCGCAGCAGTCGATCATCATGAAGAAGAACGGCGTGAAGATCGAACTCTGGGACAATGTCCGCGGCATGTTCAACCGCTCCAAATCGGCCACGCCGAGCTAGCCGGTGATGATGGGCGAGGACCCGACAGGCTCCGACGATCCGGCCGGCGCCATTCTTGCGGCGGCCGACGCCGCAGAGGCGGC
Proteins encoded:
- the yidC gene encoding membrane protein insertase YidC; amino-acid sequence: MIDNRNYIIAIGLSILIVIGWQYFVMGPRMEAERLRRVAEQSQIQTTQPGTPATPGAPAAPAGSPAGTVAPATTAAQVVMSRTDALAKDPRVAIDTPALSGSINLKGARIDDIVLKGYRESVDPKSPNIVLLAPDATQAPYFAEFGWLNEAGGSVKVPGPDAVWRQDGTGTLSATTPVTLVWDNGDGLVFRRTIAVDAKYMFTVTEEVTATGDKTARLLPYSAMRRFGTPTTAGFYILHEGPIGVFGDEGLKEPSYKDLAEKKKIEQAKVTGGWMGFVDKYWATAIIPDKDRQMQPIFASQKLGAVDTYQTFMVGEAVEVGAGKPAASSSRVFVGAKEVATVDGYADQFKIEKFDRLIDWGWFYFLTKPLFHVIDFLYKFLGNFGLAILVVTVILKGIFFPLANKSYDSMSKMKKVQPEMKELQERFKDDKMKQQQALMELYRREKINPLSGCLPILLQIPVFFALYKVLFVTIEMRQAPFYGWIKDLAAPDPTSLFNLFGLIPWDPPHALMIGVWPLIMGVTMFVQMKLNPAPPDPTQKMIFDWMPLIFTYMLASFPAGLVIYWAWNNTLSVAQQSIIMKKNGVKIELWDNVRGMFNRSKSATPS